In the Gossypium arboreum isolate Shixiya-1 chromosome 10, ASM2569848v2, whole genome shotgun sequence genome, one interval contains:
- the LOC108488633 gene encoding probable O-methyltransferase 3, translated as MNMGNANGEDAIEALQAQAHIWRHAFNFVSFMSLKCALDLGILDIIHNHGKPMTITELVAALQMLNPTKACDIYRLIRILVHSDFFARQKLDNDAQEEGYVLTNSSRMLLKNNPFCITPTLKATMDPIITKPWSFLGTWFQNDDHTPFATAYGKTLWDYFTHDPQLKDLINDGLASDSQLVTTVLVDKCKGAFEGLDSLVDVGGGTGTTAKAIADTFPLMECTVFDLPNIVAGLQGSKNLKYVGGNMFEAFPTGDAILLKKVLHDWNDEGCLTILKRCKEAISSQDKVGRKLIIIDMVVRENEQVNDEASSLTKTQLFFDMLMLVLVAGKERREEEWAKLFLAAGFSSYKITPIVGLTSLIEVYP; from the exons ATGAATATGGGCAATGCTAATGGGGAGGATGCTATTGAGGCACTCCAAGCACAAGCTCACATTTGGAGACATGCTTTCAACTTCGTAAGCTTCATGTCTCTAAAATGTGCACTTGATTTAGGCATCCTTGATATCATTCATAATCATGGCAAGCCCATGACTATTACCGAGCTGGTTGCTGCGCTACAGATGCTCAACCCTACTAAAGCATGCGACATTTATAGGCTCATCCGCATTCTAGTTCACTCGGACTTTTTTGCACGCCAAAAGCTAGACAATGATGCTCAAGAAGAAGGATATGTTCTAACCAACTCTTCTCGTATGTTGCTCAAGAATAATCCCTTCTGCATAACGCCTACTTTGAAGGCTACGATGGATCCTATTATAACAAAGCCTTGGAGTTTTCTAGGGACCTGGTTCCAAAATGATGATCATACCCCATTTGCTACTGCATATGGGAAGACATTGTGGGACTATTTTACCCATGATCCTCAGCTAAAAGATTTGATAAATGATGGCTTAGCTAGTGATTCTCAATTGGTTACTACTGTTTTAGTTGACAAGTGTAAAGGGGCATTCGAGGGATTGGACTCCCTCGTAGATGTTGGGGGTGGCACAGGAACTACGGCCAAGGCCATTGCTGATACATTTCCACTCATGGAGTGCACTGTATTTGATCTTCCTAATATTGTTGCTGGCTTGCAAGGGAGTAAGAACTTGAAATATGTTGGAGGCAACATGTTTGAGGCATTTCCAACAGGAGACGCAATATTATTAAAG AAGGTATTGCACGATTGGAATGATGAAGGATGCTTGACAATTTTGAAGCGATGTAAAGAGGCCATTTCAAGCCAAGACAAGGTAGGAAGAAAGTTGATCATAATTGACATGGTTGTGAGGGAGAATGAGCAAGTGAATGATGAAGCCTCAAGCTTAACTAAAACACAACTCTTTTTCGACATGTTGATGTTGGTATTGGTGGCTGGAAAAGAGAGGCGGGAAGAAGAATGGGCTAAACTATTTTTAGCAGCTGGTTTTAGTTCTTACAAAATTACTCCTATTGTGGGTTTGACATCTCTCATTGAGGTTTACCCCTGA